In Romeriopsis navalis LEGE 11480, a single window of DNA contains:
- a CDS encoding pentapeptide repeat-containing protein encodes MTREELLERYAAGERDFSGVDLSNLILDRACLQGCMFRNANLTQVSIIDGNLQDIDFSGATLRNANLTNAHLGNTIFQQSDLSGGIFVNAFFEKSLWEKAEVRESNLQGAQIIQSKLRRAILVGSVLSDVMISRSRLNQANFRSVNMQRAKIIDSDLSYIDFTEANLGESIWEDVITSHAIYSDTVMPQAIS; translated from the coding sequence ATGACTCGTGAGGAATTATTGGAGCGTTATGCGGCTGGGGAGAGGGATTTTTCTGGCGTTGACCTGAGCAATCTGATTTTAGACAGAGCTTGTTTGCAAGGATGTATGTTCCGCAACGCCAATCTGACCCAAGTCAGCATAATTGATGGCAATCTGCAAGATATTGATTTCAGCGGTGCGACTTTGCGAAATGCTAATTTGACCAATGCTCACCTGGGGAACACGATATTCCAACAATCTGATTTGAGCGGTGGTATTTTTGTTAACGCCTTCTTTGAAAAAAGCCTTTGGGAGAAAGCGGAAGTCCGCGAGAGTAATTTGCAAGGTGCTCAAATTATACAATCGAAACTCCGAAGGGCGATTTTGGTTGGGAGTGTTTTGAGTGATGTCATGATTAGCCGTAGCCGATTGAATCAAGCCAACTTCCGTAGCGTTAATATGCAGAGAGCAAAAATTATTGACTCTGACTTAAGCTATATCGACTTTACTGAAGCCAACTTGGGTGAGAGTATCTGGGAGGATGTGATTACTTCCCATGCGATTTATAGCGATACGGTTATGCCTCAGGCCATTAGTTGA
- a CDS encoding TIGR02466 family protein, producing MAIETWFPLAIYYEDLEGAAEHNLGMLETILELEESGYERRAYDDMAWTGDLHGVQQVHLDERFAWIVSQVEQHTVEYLTALGVDLSQVALHIQRAWPIVSRQEQAVGDHMHNTAHLSAVYYVQVPDVNMGDPGSLVFLDDARVNEVCPGLGSENTNVVDEANFYNQLQASYVPVEGRLMLFPAKQRHGVTPNETEETRVSLSFDIVLTAKPGEAAGSHEFLMPPVKQWKSFGAGPALRISAEDMTRE from the coding sequence ATGGCGATCGAGACTTGGTTTCCGTTGGCAATTTATTACGAAGATTTGGAAGGGGCGGCGGAACATAATCTGGGGATGCTGGAGACGATTCTGGAACTTGAGGAGTCGGGCTATGAGCGGCGGGCTTATGACGATATGGCCTGGACGGGCGATTTGCATGGGGTGCAGCAGGTGCATCTGGACGAGCGGTTTGCCTGGATTGTGTCGCAGGTAGAGCAGCATACGGTGGAATACCTGACGGCATTGGGGGTAGATCTATCGCAGGTGGCGTTGCATATTCAACGGGCATGGCCGATCGTGTCGCGGCAGGAGCAGGCGGTCGGTGATCATATGCATAATACGGCCCACCTAAGTGCTGTCTATTACGTGCAGGTGCCGGATGTGAATATGGGTGATCCGGGAAGTTTGGTGTTTTTGGATGATGCGCGGGTAAATGAGGTCTGTCCGGGGTTGGGCAGTGAGAATACGAATGTGGTAGATGAGGCGAATTTTTATAACCAGCTTCAGGCGAGTTATGTGCCAGTGGAAGGTCGATTGATGTTGTTTCCAGCGAAGCAGCGGCATGGGGTGACGCCGAATGAGACGGAGGAAACGCGAGTTTCACTGTCGTTTGATATTGTACTGACGGCAAAACCGGGTGAAGCAGCGGGTTCCCATGAGTTTTTGATGCCGCCGGTGAAACAGTGGAAGTCGTTTGGTGCAGGGCCGGCGCTGCGGATTTCGGCAGAGGATATGACGAGAGAATGA
- a CDS encoding FkbM family methyltransferase has product MRAWVDCRLPSRRTYSQQGEDRRLAQMLEPFDLTTGIYIEVGANQPSHLSNTYLFYRRGLQGILVEPDESNYSLLRRFRPRDITVRALAGADSKLCQFNYAIFSVLNSVHALPESQVLRTEYIPQVQLDEIVELVNPEWIYLLSTDTEGHDLAVLQGAEKALERTLLVCAEYHDEVSLSELEDYMAQHDFQPIFRNGLNLFFQNMPLFKRLTNAKDEHLAQHRTALSYSGVID; this is encoded by the coding sequence ATGCGAGCTTGGGTAGATTGCCGATTACCCAGTCGCCGGACCTATTCCCAGCAAGGGGAAGATCGTCGGTTAGCCCAGATGCTCGAACCGTTTGATCTGACGACAGGAATCTATATTGAAGTTGGTGCGAATCAACCCTCCCATCTATCCAATACATACCTTTTTTATCGTCGCGGTTTGCAGGGTATTCTGGTCGAGCCAGATGAGTCGAACTATTCGCTGCTACGGCGTTTTCGGCCTCGCGATATTACGGTTCGAGCATTGGCTGGTGCAGATTCAAAACTATGTCAGTTTAACTACGCGATATTTTCCGTATTAAATTCTGTACATGCGTTGCCAGAATCGCAAGTTTTACGCACAGAGTATATTCCCCAAGTCCAGCTGGATGAAATTGTGGAATTAGTGAATCCAGAATGGATTTACCTCCTGAGTACGGATACGGAGGGGCATGATCTCGCAGTTCTACAGGGCGCGGAGAAAGCATTAGAACGAACGCTGCTGGTTTGTGCTGAGTATCATGACGAAGTGTCGCTCAGTGAGCTGGAGGACTATATGGCACAGCATGATTTTCAGCCAATTTTTCGCAATGGCCTCAACCTGTTTTTTCAGAATATGCCACTCTTCAAGCGTTTAACCAATGCCAAGGATGAGCATCTAGCTCAGCATCGAACGGCATTATCATACAGTGGCGTGATTGATTAG
- a CDS encoding SDR family oxidoreductase: MGTYLVTGANRGIGYEFCKQLHDRGETVIAACRSSSPELDALGIRVETNVDITADESVASLVTRLGDTKLDVLINNAAIAKRITLEDLDFDNIREQFEVNALGPLRLTKALLPNLQSGAKIAIMTSRMGSIADNTSGSSYAYRMSKVALSMAGKSLSHDLKPDGIAVAILHPGLVQTRMTNFTPNGITPETSVKGLLQRIDELTLENTGSFWHANGEILPW; encoded by the coding sequence ATGGGAACCTATCTAGTCACTGGCGCCAACCGAGGCATCGGCTACGAATTCTGCAAACAGCTGCACGATCGTGGAGAAACCGTCATTGCTGCCTGTCGCTCCAGCTCCCCTGAACTAGATGCGCTGGGGATTCGAGTAGAAACTAACGTCGATATTACCGCTGACGAATCTGTTGCATCATTGGTCACACGGCTTGGCGATACGAAACTCGATGTCCTGATCAACAATGCCGCCATCGCCAAACGCATTACCCTGGAAGATCTCGATTTCGACAATATCCGTGAACAGTTTGAAGTCAATGCGCTGGGGCCACTCCGTCTCACCAAGGCACTTTTACCCAATCTGCAATCTGGGGCCAAAATTGCCATCATGACCAGCCGCATGGGGTCGATCGCAGATAATACATCCGGCAGCTCTTACGCTTATCGCATGTCCAAAGTCGCCCTCTCCATGGCTGGCAAATCGCTCTCCCACGATCTCAAACCCGACGGAATTGCCGTCGCCATCCTCCACCCCGGCCTCGTGCAAACCCGCATGACCAACTTTACGCCCAACGGCATTACGCCAGAAACTTCGGTCAAGGGTTTACTGCAACGCATTGACGAACTCACCCTCGAGAACACGGGCTCCTTCTGGCACGCCAATGGCGAAATCCTGCCCTGGTAG
- a CDS encoding DUF1800 domain-containing protein → MKRRAFVSLAVVGGTAWLSGIRPAAAATPDPKVLHVLNRLGFGPRPGDVARVSRMGVERYIQEQLSPEKLREPANLQRQLNKFATLKLDSGDLVREYRRPGSRDQRRMRRRMLRRKRRQVVEEARSARLLRAVESPRQLEEVMVDFWFNHFNVYAFKGLGGLWIGSYERDAIRPYVMGNFREILGATAKHPAMLLYLDNWRNTAPDSPGARGRFKGLNENYARELMELHTMGADGGYTQKDVETLARVLTGWGLANYRRSTDTGFYFDARRHDVQPKVVLGQQLTQTGEQEGEAALDLLASHPSTAKFISFKLAQYFVTDNPPQRLVDRLQKRFQATQGNIRAVLATLFQSDEFWDERYFQKKYKTPYRYMISAVRSAGIDIKNPKPLVGALAQLSMPLYGAQTPDGYDQVEKAWLNPDGMMRRLNFAVLLGGGRSRLEMRQRKPIEPGQLSDTAAMFLQPGTLRIIASKRRGLRSGLILGSPEFMYH, encoded by the coding sequence ATGAAGCGACGCGCTTTTGTATCGTTGGCGGTGGTTGGTGGCACAGCTTGGCTGAGTGGTATCCGGCCAGCAGCAGCGGCAACTCCTGACCCAAAGGTTTTGCATGTGCTGAATCGACTGGGCTTTGGGCCGCGTCCGGGGGATGTGGCGCGGGTCAGTCGTATGGGGGTCGAACGCTATATCCAAGAGCAACTCTCTCCAGAGAAATTACGGGAGCCAGCGAATTTACAGCGGCAGTTGAATAAGTTTGCGACGTTGAAGCTCGATAGTGGTGATTTGGTCCGAGAATATCGGCGACCGGGCTCACGGGATCAACGACGGATGCGCCGACGGATGCTCAGGCGTAAGCGGCGTCAGGTGGTGGAAGAGGCACGATCGGCAAGGCTACTACGGGCTGTGGAAAGTCCCCGGCAACTGGAAGAAGTGATGGTGGACTTTTGGTTCAATCACTTTAATGTGTATGCCTTTAAGGGATTGGGGGGGCTGTGGATTGGTAGCTATGAGCGCGATGCGATTCGGCCCTACGTGATGGGCAATTTCCGCGAGATTTTAGGGGCGACGGCGAAGCATCCAGCAATGTTGCTATACCTGGATAATTGGCGGAATACGGCTCCGGACAGTCCTGGGGCACGGGGCCGATTTAAGGGCTTGAATGAGAACTACGCGCGGGAACTGATGGAATTGCATACGATGGGGGCCGATGGCGGCTATACCCAGAAAGATGTGGAGACTTTGGCACGGGTGCTCACGGGATGGGGATTGGCGAATTATCGGCGATCGACGGATACCGGATTTTATTTTGATGCGCGCCGGCATGATGTACAGCCCAAGGTTGTGTTAGGCCAGCAACTCACTCAAACTGGTGAGCAGGAAGGTGAAGCTGCTCTAGATTTATTAGCAAGTCATCCATCTACGGCGAAATTTATTAGTTTTAAGTTGGCGCAGTATTTTGTTACTGATAATCCACCCCAGCGATTGGTCGATCGATTGCAAAAGCGATTTCAGGCGACGCAGGGAAATATTCGGGCGGTGTTAGCGACATTATTTCAGAGTGATGAGTTTTGGGATGAGCGATATTTTCAGAAGAAGTATAAGACACCCTACCGCTATATGATTTCGGCGGTGCGCTCAGCGGGAATTGATATCAAGAATCCTAAGCCGTTGGTGGGAGCCTTGGCACAGCTTTCGATGCCTTTATACGGCGCACAGACGCCCGATGGCTATGACCAAGTGGAGAAGGCATGGCTCAACCCTGATGGGATGATGCGACGGTTGAATTTTGCGGTGTTGCTGGGTGGTGGACGATCGCGCTTGGAGATGCGGCAGCGAAAACCAATTGAACCCGGTCAATTAAGTGATACAGCCGCAATGTTTTTGCAGCCGGGAACATTGCGGATTATTGCCTCAAAGCGGCGAGGTTTGCGATCGGGGTTGATCTTGGGGAGCCCAGAGTTTATGTATCACTAG